The Syntrophorhabdaceae bacterium DNA segment ATGCGATTGGAAAAGAACACCGTCCTCCTTGATCTCCCTCAACACACCAAGGCTAAATATCTGGTATCCGCCGCTATCGGTGAGCATCGCCTCTGACCATCCGGAAAATGCGTGAATACCGCCCATGCGTCGGATCATCTCGTCGCCCGGTCGCAGGTACAGGTGATAGGCATTGGCGAGGATCATCTGGACACCAATCTCCTTGAGTTCCCTGTGCGTCATGGCCTTGACGATGCCCTGAGTCCCCACAGGCATGAAGACCGGCGTCTCCACCGCACCATGTCCGGTGACAAGTCTCCCTGAGCGGGCCATTCCATCCCTGGTATTAATCTCTATGGCTCTCATAGTATCAACATCGCGTCGCCGTAGCTATAGAATCGATAACCCTGTGCTATGGCTTCGTCGTAGCATCCTAACAGTTCGTCGCGTCCGGCAAAAGCACTGGCGAGCGCAAGAGGCGTGGATCTGGGCAAATGAAAATTCGTAATAAGGGCGTCGACCATCCTGAAACGGTAACCTGGATAGATAAAAAGCTCAGTACTGCCCCGAAGCGGCACATGTTCGTTCCCGGAAAAAACCGTCTCCAGTGTCCTCACCGCACTCGTGCCGCAGGCGACCACTCGTCTTCCCGCTTCCCTGGCGCTTCTTATAGATTCTCTTGCGGTTTCATCCACATCATAGTACTCCCGATGCATCCTGTGGGCCTCCACCGTATGGCTCTTCATGAGAGAAAAAGTACCTGTACCGATATGAAGCGTAATCTTGACGACCTCTACGCCCTTGCTCTCAATTGTGCGCATGAGCTCTTCGGAGAAATGGAAACCGGCGGTAGGGGCCGCAATTGAACCCTTTATTTCCGCATAGATAGTCTGATACCGCTTAATATCAAGCGCGCTATACGCGCCGTTTCCGTTATTTCTTTTGATATAGGGAGGTAGTGGCATCTTCCCGTATTCCATGACGATATCGTCGCTGTCGCCGTCATAGAGAAAGGTGACGGCAAAGGCCTCTTCCTGTCTCTGAAGAGTGGCCCGGTGCGACCCTATAGAGATTTCGAGACCATCGGCCCCGTTCTTCACATTCTTCGCGAGGCAGAGCCACCTGTCGCGGTCCGTCTTCTCTACGAGGAGAATCTCCACCATACCACCCGTCTGTTTTTTCCCCACGAGCCTCGCAGGAAATACCTTGCTGTTGTTGAGAACCAGAAGGTCGCCTTCGCGTAGATACTCTATGATGTCGCTGAAGCGCCTGTGCTCCATGGTCCTATGTTTCCTCTCAAAAACGAGCAGGCGTGAACGGGTCCTGTCCTCAGGCGGATACTGCGCTATCATCTCTTTGGGCAAAGAATAGTCGAATTCTTCTATACGCATAGACCTTTTTCTGATACCGCCAAATTGTCCTTTCTTAATAATCAGCCGGTCTCTACTCTCGCACACTACGGATCATCGGACCGATTGTTTCAATGAGACCCTATCAAACAGGCTAATTTTATATCAGATTGTTCGTGGATAAGCAAATTAATTTAACCAGTTACAAATAGGACTGGTAGACCCGTGACATTCATCAGCTTGCGGGGGTAAGATAAGCCCGCTCATAACACGAAGCCAGGCTGTATATATAGCTCATTCATGAGCGAGAGGGGGAAGCTCCGACAGCTTGGCTGGTGGAGGGGGCGACGCGACGAAACAGGCGAATTCGGGAGCTTCAAGGCAGTTCTGAGCGGAGCTTAGCCCATTCATGAGCGAGAGGGGGAGGCTCCATCGAGCTCTCGCCCGTGGAGGGGGCGACGCGAGCCCCGGTAAGTAGAAAGAATGTGCTTGTAAATGAAAACCTCTTATTTTAGAATTCCATCTGGGCCGTAGCCGAATATTATATTAATGGTTTCATTATTTACCTGG contains these protein-coding regions:
- the queA gene encoding tRNA preQ1(34) S-adenosylmethionine ribosyltransferase-isomerase QueA, translating into MRIEEFDYSLPKEMIAQYPPEDRTRSRLLVFERKHRTMEHRRFSDIIEYLREGDLLVLNNSKVFPARLVGKKQTGGMVEILLVEKTDRDRWLCLAKNVKNGADGLEISIGSHRATLQRQEEAFAVTFLYDGDSDDIVMEYGKMPLPPYIKRNNGNGAYSALDIKRYQTIYAEIKGSIAAPTAGFHFSEELMRTIESKGVEVVKITLHIGTGTFSLMKSHTVEAHRMHREYYDVDETARESIRSAREAGRRVVACGTSAVRTLETVFSGNEHVPLRGSTELFIYPGYRFRMVDALITNFHLPRSTPLALASAFAGRDELLGCYDEAIAQGYRFYSYGDAMLIL